One genomic region from Sphingobacterium multivorum encodes:
- the mutL gene encoding DNA mismatch repair endonuclease MutL, protein MSDIIQLLPDNVANQIAAGEVVQRPASAIKELIENAIDAGADKIKLIVKDAGKSLIQVIDNGCGMSVTDARLCFERHATSKIRKAEDLFAIRTMGFRGEAMASIAAIAQVELKTRRIEDELGTVVEIEGSKVVNQYPEAVAAGTNILVKNLFYNIPARRNFLKSNSVEMRHIIDEFQRIALSNPQIFLTLHSDGNEIYHLPAETLKQRIVHIFGNNYNQRLVPVEEDTSIIKVEGFVGKPEFAKKTRGEQFFFVNKRFVRDPYLHHAVMNAYEDILQAETFPFYVLFIDIDPARIDINVHPTKTEIKYEDDKAIYAIIRSAVKRSLGRYNIMPSLDFEQETSFTNLITKKALDEIIVPTVTFNPDFNPFDTDKSKSNSSYTRSESYAEGLTKKTGGIPSNWDSLYQIVEKEESVQLPLHAEPELRTDGPQIIQVEDKSSSKLFFQLHNKYIVSQIHSGFILIDQQAAHERILFEQFLSQLDQHKGLSQQSLFPQTLDLNAADNELMKDLLEDINGLGFQIREFGKNSYIIDGIPADLGTGFDEIKMIEKILEDYKNNQSEYKLAKRENLAKSLARNAAIKPGTVLDNTAMAELVDRLFACHSPNISIYGNPVIVTFTLQELAEKFGKN, encoded by the coding sequence ATGTCGGATATTATTCAATTACTTCCAGATAATGTTGCTAATCAGATTGCGGCGGGAGAAGTGGTGCAGCGACCAGCGTCTGCAATTAAAGAATTGATTGAGAATGCTATTGATGCTGGAGCTGACAAAATAAAACTTATTGTTAAAGATGCAGGCAAGTCGTTGATTCAAGTCATTGACAATGGTTGTGGTATGAGCGTAACTGATGCTCGCCTTTGTTTTGAGCGCCACGCGACATCAAAAATCCGTAAGGCTGAAGACTTATTTGCTATTCGTACGATGGGTTTCCGTGGTGAGGCGATGGCCTCCATTGCCGCAATTGCACAGGTCGAACTCAAAACACGCCGTATTGAAGATGAGCTAGGTACAGTCGTTGAAATAGAGGGATCGAAAGTTGTCAATCAGTATCCGGAAGCTGTGGCTGCCGGAACAAATATTTTAGTTAAAAATCTTTTTTACAATATTCCTGCCCGGAGAAACTTCCTCAAGAGCAACTCGGTAGAAATGCGTCATATCATTGATGAATTTCAACGTATTGCTTTATCGAACCCACAGATTTTCCTAACCTTACATAGCGACGGAAATGAAATCTACCATTTGCCGGCAGAGACACTAAAACAACGTATTGTCCATATTTTCGGAAACAATTACAATCAGCGTCTTGTCCCTGTGGAAGAAGATACATCCATCATCAAGGTAGAGGGCTTTGTGGGGAAACCTGAGTTTGCGAAAAAAACTCGTGGTGAACAGTTTTTCTTTGTCAACAAACGCTTTGTACGTGATCCATACCTGCACCACGCTGTCATGAACGCTTATGAAGATATCTTGCAGGCAGAAACATTTCCTTTCTATGTCTTATTTATCGACATAGATCCCGCACGTATTGATATCAATGTCCATCCGACCAAGACTGAAATCAAGTACGAGGACGATAAAGCTATTTATGCAATTATCCGTTCGGCCGTAAAAAGATCATTGGGACGGTACAATATTATGCCATCCCTGGATTTTGAACAGGAGACTAGCTTCACCAATCTCATTACAAAAAAGGCACTGGATGAAATTATCGTTCCAACAGTTACCTTTAATCCGGACTTCAACCCTTTTGATACAGACAAATCAAAATCCAATTCGAGCTACACCCGCTCAGAAAGCTATGCTGAGGGGCTTACCAAGAAAACAGGTGGCATACCCAGCAATTGGGATTCTTTATATCAAATTGTCGAAAAGGAGGAGTCTGTTCAGCTGCCATTGCATGCCGAGCCGGAATTACGTACCGATGGCCCGCAGATCATCCAAGTTGAAGATAAATCATCCTCGAAGCTCTTTTTCCAGTTACATAATAAATATATTGTTTCGCAGATTCACTCCGGATTTATCCTAATCGATCAACAAGCGGCACATGAGCGTATTCTCTTTGAACAATTTCTTTCACAGCTGGACCAACATAAAGGTCTGAGTCAGCAAAGTTTGTTTCCACAGACTTTGGATCTGAATGCTGCAGATAATGAATTAATGAAAGACCTCCTGGAGGACATCAACGGTTTGGGCTTTCAAATTCGTGAATTTGGAAAAAATTCCTATATTATTGACGGAATTCCTGCAGACTTAGGGACAGGATTCGACGAAATAAAGATGATTGAGAAAATATTAGAGGATTACAAAAACAATCAATCTGAGTATAAGCTAGCTAAGCGCGAAAATCTTGCAAAAAGCCTTGCCCGTAACGCGGCCATTAAACCTGGAACCGTATTGGACAACACAGCAATGGCAGAGCTTGTGGACAGACTTTTTGCTTGTCACTCACCCAATATCTCCATCTATGGGAATCCTGTAATTGTAACATTTACATTGCAAGAATTAGCGGAAAAATTTGGTAAAAATTAG
- a CDS encoding rhomboid family intramembrane serine protease produces MFPQLTPVIKNLLIINIIFYIGSQLVPVAYDYLAVYYPDSPYFKIWQVITHMFMHDKNTITHIFFNMFSLVMFGPMIEQVLGSKRFLNFYLVSGIGAWFLYTAVNGIQLYNATGSFAPLHGISGNELISMANTGNNEALTYLIPMLGASGAIYGVLLAFAYLFPNIPLQFLFIPVPVKAKYMIGGFILIEIYMSLSRPGDSVAHLAHVGGALFGYLLLKLWKIRKGIY; encoded by the coding sequence ATGTTTCCACAACTGACACCTGTTATCAAGAATTTATTGATCATCAATATTATATTTTATATTGGATCTCAACTTGTACCTGTAGCATATGATTATCTTGCGGTCTACTATCCGGACTCGCCTTATTTTAAAATCTGGCAGGTGATCACGCATATGTTTATGCATGACAAGAACACCATTACTCATATTTTCTTCAATATGTTTTCCTTAGTCATGTTTGGCCCTATGATTGAGCAGGTCCTTGGTTCGAAACGTTTTTTAAATTTTTACCTGGTTTCAGGAATCGGTGCTTGGTTTCTTTATACGGCTGTAAATGGCATACAACTTTATAATGCGACGGGTTCTTTCGCTCCGCTACATGGCATAAGCGGAAACGAACTTATTTCCATGGCCAATACCGGGAACAACGAAGCATTAACCTACCTCATTCCAATGTTGGGTGCTTCGGGAGCTATTTATGGTGTACTATTGGCATTTGCCTACCTTTTTCCAAACATACCGCTTCAATTTTTGTTTATTCCTGTACCAGTCAAAGCGAAGTATATGATCGGTGGATTTATCCTCATCGAAATATATATGAGCTTATCTAGACCAGGAGATTCTGTGGCTCACCTGGCTCACGTCGGTGGTGCACTATTTGGCTATCTACTGCTTAAACTGTGGAAGATTAGAAAAGGAATTTATTAA
- a CDS encoding rhomboid family intramembrane serine protease, translated as MNNIGLKDFWRQTYKTGSPVPLVISIQVCLFVLIYFLDLLFELKIVPQSFLEPTVRLLSLPSNFSSFIAQPWSLVTSNFVYVKLWTILFDSLWLYWVGQIFFTFLNTRQFLFVYMASWLIGSVLYMGFGSLIPMPSNLQLMGGSLPLAAVLAAIVTLVPKYELRLLLLGNIKLKLVAIVYFGLEFLALTMTNRPAAISYFAVVLFGMGFTYALKSGMDWSTIFQKKQQKPAKMKVVVGNNIPTNRKHRYDLPNQDEIDAILDKISISGYDSLTNHEKETLFRASNSGDKVDG; from the coding sequence ATGAATAACATCGGTTTAAAAGATTTTTGGAGACAAACCTATAAAACTGGCTCGCCCGTACCTTTGGTGATCAGTATTCAGGTCTGTTTATTCGTCCTCATTTATTTTTTAGACCTGCTCTTCGAATTAAAAATTGTTCCACAAAGCTTCTTGGAGCCTACGGTACGTCTATTAAGTTTACCGAGTAATTTCTCAAGCTTTATTGCACAACCATGGTCATTGGTTACATCGAATTTCGTTTACGTCAAGCTTTGGACCATACTTTTTGATAGTCTTTGGCTCTATTGGGTCGGTCAGATCTTCTTTACCTTCTTAAACACGCGGCAATTTCTGTTTGTCTATATGGCCTCTTGGCTGATCGGTAGTGTGCTCTATATGGGCTTTGGGTCACTTATTCCCATGCCAAGTAACTTACAGCTTATGGGAGGTTCTCTCCCCTTGGCAGCGGTATTAGCCGCGATTGTGACTTTGGTTCCCAAGTATGAGCTACGGCTTTTGCTTTTGGGTAACATCAAGCTAAAATTAGTGGCCATTGTCTATTTTGGCCTAGAATTTCTTGCCCTTACGATGACGAATCGACCTGCTGCCATTTCGTATTTTGCTGTTGTCCTTTTTGGAATGGGATTCACTTATGCGCTAAAATCAGGAATGGACTGGTCTACAATTTTTCAGAAAAAACAACAGAAGCCTGCAAAAATGAAAGTCGTTGTGGGTAACAATATACCGACAAATCGGAAACATCGTTATGACTTACCCAATCAGGATGAAATCGATGCTATTTTAGATAAAATTTCTATTTCTGGCTACGACAGTCTAACGAACCATGAAAAAGAAACGCTCTTTAGGGCAAGCAATAGTGGTGACAAGGTTGATGGATAG
- a CDS encoding endonuclease/exonuclease/phosphatase family protein, giving the protein MKKKRSLGQAIVVTRLMDRRTFLRRKLGFISKTMFLANMLAIVALLMSYSATFINPKSFWPIAFMGLGYLPILLINIGFIFYWLLRKRKIALYSLVTILIGWPFLTKHWNIRKENAPVSSEIRTLRIMTFNAHLFKKVGDEKKNFKADVVRIIDSISPDVICFQEYISKIKGKHVFSEEFKDKLGYDYFFFEPSSKNDYEAYGMAVLSRFPIYDSGTIRDNDYGINRISYVDIKKQDTLIRIYNIHLRSFALQNEDKEFIQNLSNNNESDNSRTRKLSRKLKNAFELRSEQAHSLKKHMNECQYPYIAVGDFNDTPMSYSVNLIGDGLYNAFKEKGNGWGVTHHALLPIFQIDYIFASQKFQVMNYQVVKQKLSDHYPVWSDLRLKP; this is encoded by the coding sequence ATGAAAAAGAAACGCTCTTTAGGGCAAGCAATAGTGGTGACAAGGTTGATGGATAGAAGGACATTTTTAAGGAGAAAACTGGGCTTTATCAGTAAAACAATGTTCCTGGCAAATATGCTTGCGATCGTTGCATTACTTATGAGTTATTCGGCGACCTTCATTAATCCCAAATCCTTTTGGCCGATTGCATTTATGGGCTTAGGCTACCTTCCAATCCTCCTTATCAATATTGGATTTATCTTTTATTGGCTACTCCGCAAACGAAAAATTGCGCTTTATTCGCTCGTAACGATCCTCATTGGGTGGCCTTTTTTAACTAAGCATTGGAATATTCGCAAAGAGAATGCACCTGTATCTTCCGAGATACGCACGCTTCGCATCATGACATTCAATGCCCATTTGTTCAAAAAGGTAGGTGATGAGAAAAAAAACTTTAAAGCTGACGTTGTCCGCATTATTGACAGCATCTCTCCTGATGTGATCTGCTTTCAGGAATATATTAGCAAGATTAAGGGAAAACATGTATTCTCCGAGGAATTCAAAGATAAATTGGGGTATGATTATTTTTTCTTTGAACCGAGCTCTAAAAACGATTATGAGGCGTATGGAATGGCTGTTCTTTCCCGTTTCCCAATCTATGATTCAGGGACCATCAGAGATAACGATTACGGAATCAACCGGATTAGTTATGTTGATATCAAAAAACAGGATACCCTGATCCGCATCTACAATATACATCTACGTTCTTTTGCGCTGCAAAATGAAGACAAGGAATTTATCCAAAACCTGTCCAATAATAATGAATCGGATAATTCGAGGACCCGTAAATTGAGCCGCAAACTTAAGAATGCCTTCGAGCTACGTAGCGAACAGGCGCATTCGTTGAAGAAGCACATGAATGAATGTCAATATCCTTATATTGCCGTAGGTGATTTCAACGATACGCCAATGAGCTACTCGGTCAATTTAATTGGAGATGGTTTGTACAATGCGTTTAAGGAGAAAGGTAACGGCTGGGGAGTGACCCATCATGCCCTCCTACCGATCTTTCAGATCGACTATATTTTTGCTAGCCAAAAATTTCAAGTGATGAACTATCAGGTTGTCAAACAGAAATTATCGGATCATTACCCAGTATGGTCTGATCTTAGGCTTAAACCTTAG
- a CDS encoding S41 family peptidase, translated as MQKSIKRNIFVAATYAAVLLLGLLLGQNYAEEQGSNQKTTFSSLRSNGNSDKLQYLIQLIAENYVDNVSIDTVQDEAIEHVVSRLDPFSTFLRPNQVLAKQETLEGTFDGIGVEYFRLKDTLLVVGMVAAGPAEKAGMRIGDRILKIGNKDLVGRKVAESEIERLIRGKKGTAVLISIQRNGVVMANPIKVIRDQVNVSSLDASYMIAPKTAYVKIRRFGHKTADEFRQSLIDLRKSGAQDLILDLRNNGGGFVHTAIDLAGQFFKEKRLLMYTEGANELRQDFYSEKAGDFGDGRVIVLINESTASASEILSGALQDLDRATIVGRRSYGKGLVQEQFDFSDGSAINLTVARYYTPLGRCIQRQYTRANFDAAKYMTGFDLWTMDTEFSQKEMFTTSKGKLVFGGGGILPDVTIPIDTNETSAKYREIFHSNAIEEFVYDRFTKHLPAYSIENFISGYHLPTTEFDLFISYLNSQKRISVTAKEAKNLHDLIQSDIEALVGRYYFGREAYYKIKNRRDKFIEIGLKTLGYQMPKV; from the coding sequence ATGCAGAAAAGTATTAAAAGAAATATTTTTGTAGCCGCTACTTATGCTGCAGTATTGCTTCTTGGCTTGCTGTTGGGACAAAATTATGCCGAGGAGCAGGGAAGCAACCAAAAAACAACCTTTTCGAGTCTACGCTCGAATGGCAACTCGGATAAATTACAATATCTCATTCAATTAATTGCTGAGAATTACGTTGATAATGTCAGTATAGATACCGTTCAAGACGAAGCCATTGAACATGTCGTATCCCGTTTAGATCCTTTTTCCACCTTTTTAAGACCGAATCAAGTGCTTGCAAAGCAGGAAACGCTTGAAGGAACATTTGATGGTATCGGTGTGGAGTATTTCCGTCTGAAAGATACGCTACTTGTTGTTGGAATGGTTGCTGCTGGCCCCGCTGAAAAAGCAGGTATGCGTATCGGCGACCGCATTTTAAAGATCGGGAATAAGGATCTTGTCGGAAGAAAGGTAGCCGAGTCCGAAATTGAGAGGTTAATCCGTGGAAAGAAAGGAACAGCTGTATTGATTTCTATTCAGCGCAATGGAGTGGTAATGGCCAATCCAATAAAAGTCATTCGCGATCAGGTAAATGTCTCCAGCTTAGATGCATCCTATATGATCGCTCCGAAAACAGCTTATGTGAAAATTCGGAGATTTGGGCATAAGACAGCAGACGAATTCAGACAGTCGCTCATAGATTTACGGAAAAGTGGGGCGCAGGATCTTATTTTGGATCTGCGTAACAATGGTGGCGGATTTGTCCATACGGCGATTGATCTGGCGGGTCAATTTTTCAAAGAAAAAAGATTGTTGATGTATACCGAGGGCGCTAATGAACTACGTCAGGATTTCTATTCAGAGAAAGCTGGCGATTTTGGTGACGGCCGGGTCATTGTGCTAATCAATGAAAGTACGGCATCAGCAAGTGAAATCCTGAGTGGTGCTCTTCAGGATCTGGATCGGGCAACGATTGTTGGCCGCAGATCCTATGGTAAAGGCTTAGTACAAGAACAATTTGACTTTTCGGATGGCTCTGCAATCAATCTGACTGTCGCTCGCTATTATACCCCTCTTGGAAGATGCATTCAGCGACAATACACACGCGCCAATTTTGATGCTGCGAAATACATGACGGGCTTCGATCTATGGACGATGGACACTGAATTCAGCCAAAAAGAAATGTTTACCACCAGTAAAGGGAAACTTGTTTTTGGTGGTGGTGGTATCCTTCCGGATGTTACTATTCCGATTGACACCAACGAAACCAGTGCCAAATACCGCGAGATATTTCATTCCAATGCGATCGAAGAATTTGTTTATGATCGCTTCACGAAACATTTGCCCGCATATTCTATAGAGAATTTTATTAGCGGTTACCACTTACCGACAACAGAATTTGATCTATTTATTTCATATCTCAACAGTCAGAAGCGGATTTCGGTCACCGCCAAAGAAGCAAAAAACTTACATGATTTGATTCAATCCGATATCGAAGCCTTAGTCGGTCGCTATTATTTTGGTCGTGAGGCCTATTATAAAATCAAAAATCGAAGGGATAAATTTATTGAAATAGGACTTAAAACATTAGGTTATCAGATGCCTAAGGTTTAA